Within Cydia fagiglandana chromosome 10, ilCydFagi1.1, whole genome shotgun sequence, the genomic segment TGTCACGCTCTGACAGGCCATTTCCAAAGTGACTGACGTTTTATCCACATATGATGCTTTACAACAATATAAACACAACCATAGCCGTTCTGAAATCTAAAAACTTAAAGCACTTGGACGTAAGCAGCATTCTGGTACTGAGGAACAGCGGTATACACGTATATCGGAGCACGGTCCTCATTCCTGTATTGCAGACGCGCCGTATACGCCATATTGCGAACGTCGTTTTGCGTTTCGTACTGTACCCTTTGGAGCTGAGAATCCGGAAGCAATACGTAGTAAGCACCATTAGCATTTACCACCTCAGAATTTTCTTGAAGCTTGCCCTTTGTTTCTTTCGGTAAACCTTCCACTTTCAAGCTTTCTACCTCCTCTTTATCTTCCTTCTCTCTCTCAGGTTCTTCACTCTTTCTTGGGACTCCGTATTCAGTTTGCGGAGCGTTGAAAGTGTGGAAAGGAACAGCATAGCTATCTGAAGGAACTCCGTATGATGTCGCAGGCGGGACAGCTTCTCTGGAAGGCAGCTTGAATTCTTTAGAAGGCTTGTATCCTGCTGCTGGATAAGGTGCTTCTTCGTTCCTAGGAGTAGTAGGTTCAGCTTCTTGCCTTTGGAAGAATCTTGATCTATAGCTCGGTGGCT encodes:
- the LOC134668261 gene encoding uncharacterized protein LOC134668261; its protein translation is MKSFPCVVLLAALVAAEPPSYRSRFFQRQEAEPTTPRNEEAPYPAAGYKPSKEFKLPSREAVPPATSYGVPSDSYAVPFHTFNAPQTEYGVPRKSEEPEREKEDKEEVESLKVEGLPKETKGKLQENSEVVNANGAYYVLLPDSQLQRVQYETQNDVRNMAYTARLQYRNEDRAPIYVYTAVPQYQNAAYVQVL